The following proteins are co-located in the Bacteroidales bacterium genome:
- a CDS encoding amino acid permease: protein MHRLFRTKPIHQAISEVNHDSKTSLKKSLNLFDLTSLGIAAIIGAGIFSTIGTAAAQGGPAVSVLFIFTAIACAFSALCYARFASSIPVSGSAYTYAYVAFGELLAWIIGWDLIMEYAVGNIAVAISWSDYFTALLRGLHLHIPEFLTVDYVTAFRGFNEAQQQINQGQTLYSLSYPLQEAYLAYTHAPTIGGLKIIADIPAFGIVTIIATLVYIGIQESKIAGDFMVILKVLVLLMVITVGAFYINPSNWSPFAPNGFAGVMKGVAGVFFAYIGFDAISTTAEECKNPQRDLPRGMILALVITTALYVIISLVLTGMIKYNELGVGDPLSYAFEKYGLTKFSGIIALSAVIAMASVLLVFQVGQPRIWMVMSRDGLLPKQFSYIHPRYRTPSFATIVNGIFVAIPALFLNLTEVTDLTSIGTLFAFVLVSGGILFLDDKKSKRKLEGKFKIWYINARYTIPILWLVFIIILYVNAIKLEDVINYLTLPHIIFFIVAMLASIFAVIREWSSIPLLGLLTNLYLMSELGITNWLRFLIWLAIGLFIYFGYGINKSKLNQVK, encoded by the coding sequence ATGCATCGTCTATTCAGAACAAAACCCATTCATCAAGCTATTAGTGAAGTTAACCACGACTCCAAAACTTCATTAAAAAAAAGCCTCAATTTATTTGACCTCACATCGTTAGGCATTGCTGCCATTATAGGTGCTGGCATCTTTAGCACTATAGGTACAGCAGCAGCACAAGGAGGACCAGCGGTATCGGTTTTATTCATTTTTACAGCGATTGCTTGTGCCTTTTCAGCTCTATGTTATGCCCGTTTTGCCTCTTCAATTCCAGTTAGCGGAAGTGCTTACACCTATGCTTATGTGGCTTTTGGCGAACTTTTAGCATGGATTATTGGCTGGGATTTAATTATGGAATATGCTGTTGGAAATATAGCAGTTGCTATCTCGTGGAGCGATTATTTTACAGCACTTTTAAGAGGTCTTCACTTACATATACCCGAATTTTTAACAGTCGATTATGTTACTGCATTTAGAGGGTTTAACGAAGCTCAACAACAAATAAACCAAGGTCAAACACTCTATAGTTTATCATACCCTTTACAAGAAGCATATTTAGCCTATACTCATGCACCCACTATTGGAGGACTAAAAATAATTGCCGATATTCCTGCATTTGGCATTGTAACGATTATAGCTACCTTAGTTTATATTGGCATACAAGAATCGAAAATTGCAGGCGATTTTATGGTTATTTTAAAAGTTTTGGTTTTATTAATGGTAATCACTGTTGGTGCTTTTTATATCAACCCTTCCAACTGGTCACCATTTGCTCCCAACGGCTTTGCTGGAGTGATGAAAGGAGTAGCTGGAGTATTTTTTGCTTACATTGGATTCGACGCTATAAGCACTACAGCCGAAGAATGCAAAAATCCACAACGCGACCTTCCACGTGGAATGATACTGGCTCTCGTTATTACAACTGCACTTTATGTTATTATTAGTCTTGTGCTTACAGGTATGATAAAATACAATGAATTGGGGGTGGGCGATCCCCTTTCATATGCTTTCGAAAAATATGGCTTAACTAAGTTTTCTGGTATTATTGCCTTAAGTGCTGTAATTGCCATGGCTAGCGTGCTTTTAGTATTTCAAGTTGGACAACCACGTATATGGATGGTAATGAGCCGCGACGGACTCCTACCAAAACAATTTTCATACATACATCCTCGTTATAGAACACCTTCGTTTGCTACAATTGTTAATGGAATATTTGTAGCTATACCTGCTTTATTCCTCAACTTAACAGAAGTTACCGACCTCACTAGTATTGGCACCCTATTCGCCTTTGTTTTAGTATCGGGAGGCATACTATTTCTCGACGACAAAAAAAGTAAACGTAAGCTAGAAGGTAAGTTTAAAATCTGGTATATCAATGCACGTTATACCATACCTATATTATGGCTTGTTTTTATAATTATTTTATATGTCAATGCTATAAAACTAGAAGATGTTATTAACTATTTAACCCTTCCTCACATTATTTTTTTTATAGTTGCTATGCTTGCAAGCATATTTGCTGTTATTCGCGAATGGTCAAGTATTCCATTATTAGGCTTACTTACTAACCTTTATTTGATGTCGGAACTTGGAATTACTAATTGGCTACGATTCTTAATATGGCTTGCAATTGGATTATTTATTTATTTTGGATATGGTATAAATAAAAGTAAATTAAATCAAGTTAAATAA